GTTCGCTGGCATTTACAAACGTGGCGCCGGCATCGGCCCGGCTGTGGCGTTTCTATTCTCCGGACCGGCGGTCAATGTCACGGCCATCATTCTCACTTCCTCGGTGATCGGCCTCGACTTTGCGATGGGGCGCTTGCTCTTCGCGATGACGATCGCCATTCTCGCCGGCATCGTCATGATGCTGCTCTTTCGCGATCACGACCAAAAAAATAGCAAGGGCTTCGCAACGGGCGGCGTTGAGGAAGCATCTTATTCCGCCACCGCAATCATCGCGTTCTTTGTGCTGCAGCTTGTCATTCTGGTCGTCTTCAGCCTCGGCATCACGCAAGGCCTGAAATATGCGGTTGGCGGAATTGCGCTGCTGGGCTTGCTGGGGTTGGTGTTCCACAAGTTTTCATCCGAAGACAATCGCCGTTGGATTGCCGAGACTTGGGATTTATCCAAAAAGATCATGCCGTATCTATTCATTGGAATTTTTGCTGCCGGCGCGATTGGGGAAGTTCTTCCGGAAGATTGGGTGACGGCGACGGTGGGCGGCAACTCGCTCACGGCAAACGCCATCGCCTCGGTCTCCGGCGCGCTGATGTACTTCGCCACGCTGACGGAAGTGCCGATCATCCAAAAACTCATGCAGCTCGGCATGGGCCGCGGCCCGGCCATGACGCTGTTTCTCACCGGCAACGCGCTCAGCATTCCCAGCATGATGGTGCTGTTCAAACTCATGGGCGCAAAACAGGCCATGACATACATTCTCACGGTTGTCGTGCTGTCGATTGCCGCCGGGCTGCTGT
This sequence is a window from Cytophagia bacterium CHB2. Protein-coding genes within it:
- a CDS encoding permease — encoded protein: MREEWKKFIWLIAAFLAFYFLPITSADATRALAGGLALLQEYARRHVLTCLVPAFFIAGGIAVFVKKDSILQLLGPMAKKYIAYPVASVSGGLLAVCSCTILPLFAGIYKRGAGIGPAVAFLFSGPAVNVTAIILTSSVIGLDFAMGRLLFAMTIAILAGIVMMLLFRDHDQKNSKGFATGGVEEASYSATAIIAFFVLQLVILVVFSLGITQGLKYAVGGIALLGLLGLVFHKFSSEDNRRWIAETWDLSKKIMPYLFIGIFAAGAIGEVLPEDWVTATVGGNSLTANAIASVSGALMYFATLTEVPIIQKLMQLGMGRGPAMTLFLTGNALSIPSMMVLFKLMGAKQAMTYILTVVVLSIAAGLLWGSF